One genomic region from Natrinema caseinilyticum encodes:
- a CDS encoding DUF5796 family protein, producing MSARNNVAPSTIGVDLVDGGVVVRYLDGRDVFYHGPPEPVERTVTTPPGKEVHVLVTDPDGVEGVMTYINDRNTHDDILETTGVGRVMLERTDEEQLFPGVTVATEAYSIRVEADLSVVDGRVFVFAEDEMSEHAYELVAEGD from the coding sequence ATGAGCGCGCGCAACAACGTCGCCCCCAGTACGATCGGCGTGGACCTCGTCGACGGCGGCGTCGTCGTCCGGTATCTCGACGGCCGGGACGTGTTCTATCACGGGCCACCCGAACCCGTCGAAAGGACGGTCACGACGCCGCCGGGCAAGGAGGTTCACGTCCTCGTGACCGATCCAGACGGCGTCGAGGGCGTCATGACGTACATCAACGACCGGAATACCCACGACGACATCCTCGAGACGACCGGCGTCGGCCGCGTGATGTTAGAGCGCACGGACGAAGAGCAACTCTTCCCGGGCGTAACGGTCGCGACGGAAGCGTATTCGATCCGCGTCGAGGCCGATCTCTCGGTCGTCGACGGGCGAGTGTTCGTGTTCGCCGAAGACGAGATGAGCGAACACGCCTACGAACTGGTCGCGGAGGGCGACTGA
- a CDS encoding helix-turn-helix domain-containing protein has protein sequence MGLIAEFQLNSPDLPLTDAVTAVPGITLYIDRILVVDPDRPVVLCRAVGATDDFPEALADDPTVGTYTMITDTDGGELYRITLLDPPLPIYRKYVELGTTPLGGIVTVDGWWGRARFPDREALAEYRSFCTERGGTFKLERLTRESPTDDPPFGLTREQHEALVAAHESGYFAVPREASTEEIGDRLGISAPSASERLRRGIDRLLENAL, from the coding sequence ATGGGCCTCATCGCGGAGTTCCAGCTCAACTCTCCCGATCTGCCGTTGACGGACGCAGTGACGGCCGTTCCGGGGATCACGCTCTACATCGACCGGATCCTCGTCGTCGATCCGGATCGCCCGGTCGTTCTCTGCCGGGCCGTCGGAGCGACCGACGACTTTCCCGAGGCGCTGGCCGACGATCCGACGGTCGGAACGTACACGATGATAACCGATACCGACGGCGGGGAACTGTATCGGATCACGTTGCTGGATCCGCCGCTCCCGATCTATCGAAAATACGTCGAACTCGGGACCACGCCCCTGGGCGGGATCGTAACCGTCGACGGCTGGTGGGGACGGGCACGATTCCCCGACAGGGAGGCGCTCGCAGAATATCGGTCGTTCTGTACCGAGCGGGGCGGGACGTTCAAACTCGAGCGACTGACCCGGGAATCGCCGACCGACGACCCACCCTTCGGTCTGACCCGCGAACAGCACGAGGCGCTCGTCGCGGCCCACGAGTCGGGCTATTTCGCAGTCCCGAGAGAGGCATCGACCGAGGAGATCGGCGATCGGCTCGGCATCTCCGCTCCATCGGCGTCGGAGCGGCTTCGCCGCGGGATCGATCGGCTCCTCGAAAACGCTCTCTGA
- a CDS encoding DUF7508 domain-containing protein, with protein MPLKKPWRDLERETIGHAPNRPGVYELGDESGTVLAVDHGVLRDELKTAVAYGDGDRVRWTETHTLEQARELAADHRERLE; from the coding sequence ATGCCGCTGAAAAAGCCCTGGCGCGACCTCGAGCGAGAGACGATCGGCCACGCCCCGAATCGACCCGGTGTTTACGAACTCGGCGACGAATCGGGGACGGTGCTGGCCGTAGACCACGGCGTCCTCCGCGACGAACTCAAGACAGCGGTCGCCTACGGAGACGGCGACCGCGTCCGGTGGACGGAAACTCACACGCTCGAGCAGGCGCGCGAACTCGCAGCCGATCACCGCGAGCGCCTCGAGTGA
- a CDS encoding flavodoxin domain-containing protein, with protein MVSILIPYGTGEGQTATVADRIADVLDERGHDATAIDAEELPPDLEVDGFDAVCIGASIHMGKHQSAVRDFVEANRDALASRPTAFFQLSMSSAVADETRQAEAAGYVDEFLEETGWHPDRIGLFGGALRYSKYGFLKRLLMKRIAGDATGDTDTSRDYEYTDWHEVDAFAADYAAFVESRLGVRPADPRDADPSNVDSSGEETLE; from the coding sequence ATGGTTTCGATTCTCATCCCGTACGGAACTGGAGAGGGACAGACCGCGACGGTCGCCGATCGTATCGCCGACGTCCTCGACGAACGCGGCCACGACGCGACTGCGATCGACGCCGAGGAACTCCCGCCCGACCTCGAGGTCGACGGGTTCGACGCGGTCTGTATCGGCGCCTCGATACACATGGGGAAACACCAGTCGGCCGTTCGGGACTTCGTGGAGGCAAACCGGGACGCACTGGCGTCCAGGCCGACCGCGTTCTTTCAGTTGTCGATGTCGTCGGCGGTCGCAGACGAGACGCGACAGGCCGAGGCTGCCGGCTACGTCGACGAGTTCCTCGAGGAAACGGGCTGGCACCCCGACCGGATCGGGCTCTTCGGCGGCGCGCTCCGCTACTCGAAGTACGGCTTTCTCAAACGGCTGCTAATGAAGCGAATCGCCGGGGATGCGACCGGGGATACGGACACGTCACGGGATTACGAGTACACAGACTGGCACGAGGTCGACGCCTTCGCAGCCGACTACGCCGCGTTCGTCGAGAGTCGCCTCGGCGTGCGACCGGCCGATCCACGGGACGCCGACCCGAGTAACGTGGACTCGAGTGGCGAGGAGACGCTCGAATGA
- a CDS encoding winged helix-turn-helix transcriptional regulator: protein MSNEVEKTCVASWCADDDWCSVTCTAHLIGKKWHPVIVHRLLERGPLGFNALKAEIDDISATVLSSSLEDLSENGLVNRAIVSEKPFRVEYSLTEHGASLEPVIEAMDEWGNGYLRETSSRD, encoded by the coding sequence ATGAGTAACGAAGTCGAAAAAACGTGTGTCGCGTCGTGGTGTGCCGACGACGACTGGTGTTCAGTAACGTGTACGGCCCATCTTATCGGGAAGAAATGGCATCCAGTCATCGTCCATCGATTGCTCGAACGAGGTCCGCTCGGGTTCAACGCACTCAAGGCCGAAATCGACGACATCTCCGCCACCGTACTCTCGAGCAGTCTGGAGGATTTATCGGAGAACGGGCTCGTGAATCGCGCGATCGTGAGCGAAAAACCGTTCCGAGTCGAGTATTCGTTGACCGAACACGGAGCCTCGCTGGAGCCGGTGATCGAAGCGATGGACGAATGGGGCAACGGGTATCTTCGGGAAACATCGTCCCGTGACTAA
- a CDS encoding SDR family oxidoreductase: MSETTASTSGTRETWQFDDTVAVVTGASSGIGEETAAALADEGARVVLAARRTDELEALADRIETAGGDALVVPTDVTVEDDIDSLVETVVDEFGRIDILVNNAGVMLLEPLERAERSNLRQMVEVNLLGLMNLTHAVLPLMQEQDAGHIVNVSSVAGRRASATVSGYNATKFGVNAFTEALRQEVTTDGIRTTVIEPGAVDTELPTHITDEQILEQFAEMDMPTLSPEDIARSIVFATTQPQHVSVNELLVTPTGQT; the protein is encoded by the coding sequence ATGTCAGAAACGACAGCTTCGACGAGCGGGACTCGAGAAACGTGGCAATTCGACGACACGGTTGCGGTCGTGACAGGTGCGTCCTCCGGAATCGGAGAGGAAACCGCCGCGGCGCTGGCGGATGAAGGCGCGCGTGTCGTCCTTGCGGCCCGTCGCACCGACGAACTGGAGGCGCTCGCGGACCGAATCGAGACGGCGGGTGGCGACGCACTCGTCGTGCCGACCGACGTAACCGTCGAAGACGATATCGACTCGCTGGTCGAAACGGTCGTCGACGAGTTCGGACGGATCGACATCCTCGTCAACAATGCCGGCGTGATGCTCCTCGAACCGCTCGAACGTGCCGAGCGGTCGAACCTCCGGCAGATGGTCGAGGTCAATCTACTCGGGTTGATGAACCTCACGCACGCCGTGCTTCCGCTCATGCAAGAGCAGGACGCGGGCCACATCGTGAACGTCTCCTCGGTTGCGGGCCGTCGAGCATCGGCCACCGTCAGCGGGTACAACGCGACGAAGTTCGGGGTGAATGCCTTCACCGAAGCGCTTCGACAGGAGGTCACGACCGACGGGATCCGGACGACCGTCATCGAACCCGGTGCAGTCGACACCGAACTCCCGACCCACATCACCGACGAACAGATACTGGAACAGTTCGCCGAGATGGACATGCCCACGCTTTCACCGGAGGACATCGCCCGTTCCATCGTTTTCGCGACTACGCAACCCCAACACGTGAGCGTGAACGAACTCCTCGTCACGCCGACCGGCCAGACGTAG
- a CDS encoding DoxX family protein, which produces MDDTYTDRVQTIRRSIPGWVLVCLRLLLAALVARPALSKFLTYGSSVAFFDAYGIPAPTVMVVVAGIVEVGAVVLLLVGVKERLAAVSLVPVMLVAIVYVGPDWKNLGVLIGALAVLIVERDPDSLRQFAGQILG; this is translated from the coding sequence ATGGACGACACATATACGGATCGCGTGCAGACGATTCGCCGGTCGATTCCGGGCTGGGTCCTCGTCTGCCTTCGTCTCCTCCTCGCCGCACTCGTTGCGAGACCAGCCCTGAGCAAATTCCTCACGTACGGAAGTTCGGTTGCCTTCTTCGATGCGTACGGGATACCTGCGCCGACGGTCATGGTCGTCGTTGCAGGAATCGTCGAAGTGGGCGCGGTCGTGCTCCTCCTCGTCGGAGTTAAAGAGCGACTCGCTGCCGTCTCGCTCGTCCCAGTGATGCTCGTCGCGATAGTGTACGTCGGCCCGGATTGGAAGAACCTCGGCGTATTGATCGGTGCTCTCGCGGTTCTGATCGTGGAACGTGACCCCGATTCCCTCCGGCAGTTTGCCGGACAGATACTCGGTTAG
- a CDS encoding SelT/SelW/SelH family protein, with protein MTTVEIEYCVPCGLLDPAIETQTRLLDEFGQELEGVTLAPSHGGVFTVTADGETIWDRAVHGIELDLEVIVSSVDDRLSTDA; from the coding sequence GTGACAACAGTCGAAATCGAATACTGTGTTCCCTGTGGACTGCTCGATCCAGCGATCGAGACCCAGACCCGACTCCTCGACGAATTCGGACAGGAGTTAGAGGGTGTGACGCTCGCTCCGAGCCATGGCGGGGTGTTCACCGTCACTGCCGACGGTGAGACGATCTGGGACAGAGCCGTTCACGGCATCGAATTGGACCTCGAGGTCATCGTCTCGTCGGTCGACGACAGACTCTCGACGGACGCCTAA
- a CDS encoding helix-turn-helix domain-containing protein, which translates to MAIVAEILLEDHTLPLVGLANSIPSGEIAVSDSVALEDGHYLLTVRVDDESREAFERGVDAQSEVVDTAEVGQTADGWFYQVTIDSGSDLFASHDPEQFEGVLLDATVTGDGVQESKVFSDYEAFRHLRDRCEIHDIPFELLTIAADPERPGERDTFGLTERQYTALSVAFSRGYYDSLRRMTTQELADELGISAPSASDLLRRAERRLIGQLFGPKQYLNELTH; encoded by the coding sequence ATGGCAATCGTCGCTGAAATTTTGCTCGAGGATCACACGCTCCCGTTAGTCGGCCTCGCGAATTCGATTCCGAGCGGAGAGATCGCAGTCTCTGACTCGGTGGCCCTCGAAGACGGCCACTACCTTCTCACGGTCCGCGTCGACGACGAGTCGCGTGAAGCCTTCGAGCGCGGAGTAGACGCCCAATCGGAGGTCGTCGACACGGCGGAGGTCGGGCAGACGGCGGATGGATGGTTCTACCAGGTGACCATCGACAGCGGATCCGATCTCTTCGCCTCCCACGATCCGGAGCAATTCGAAGGTGTCCTCCTGGACGCGACGGTTACCGGCGACGGAGTACAGGAGTCGAAGGTGTTCTCGGACTACGAGGCGTTCAGACACCTTCGGGACCGATGTGAGATCCACGACATCCCGTTCGAGTTGCTGACTATCGCCGCCGATCCAGAACGTCCCGGTGAACGCGATACCTTCGGACTCACGGAGAGACAGTACACGGCGCTCTCGGTCGCGTTCTCACGCGGCTACTACGACTCACTGCGTCGCATGACGACGCAGGAACTCGCCGACGAACTCGGGATCTCCGCCCCGTCCGCGTCCGATCTGCTCCGTCGGGCCGAGCGCCGACTCATCGGTCAACTGTTTGGGCCGAAGCAGTATTTAAACGAACTTACCCATTAG
- a CDS encoding DUF2080 family transposase-associated protein, producing the protein MVNRFEIDGEEVLDGEVKPFGNSAHVTVPKRWRGADVKVVRTSEPTEQDEE; encoded by the coding sequence ATGGTGAATCGCTTTGAAATCGACGGCGAGGAAGTTCTCGACGGCGAGGTCAAACCATTCGGGAACAGTGCCCACGTCACCGTCCCCAAACGCTGGCGTGGAGCCGACGTGAAAGTCGTCCGAACCTCAGAACCAACCGAACAAGACGAAGAATGA
- a CDS encoding shikimate kinase: protein MDGRAVAPAAGTILNALATGTGSAFAIDLETTATVELTDDGAIVGDVADQPEADTTLVERCASMTIDEYADQAGLRESAVGARVRTESEVPMASGLKSSSAAANATVLATLDALAVADSVERIEACRLGVRAARDAGVTVTGAFDDASASMLGGVTVTDNTANALLAREEIDWLALVYTPPEQSYSADADVSACERVAPMADLVEELALDGRYGEAMTVNGFAFCGALEFSTGPIIDALPDVTGVSLSGTGPSYVAVGDREALEAVRDRWDERDGTTRLLGTRTDGTRTT from the coding sequence ATGGACGGCCGTGCTGTCGCCCCCGCAGCCGGGACGATACTCAACGCGCTCGCGACCGGGACAGGCTCCGCGTTCGCGATCGACCTCGAGACGACGGCGACCGTCGAACTCACCGACGACGGAGCGATCGTCGGCGACGTCGCCGACCAGCCGGAGGCCGATACGACGCTCGTCGAGCGGTGTGCGTCGATGACGATCGACGAATACGCGGATCAGGCCGGCCTCAGGGAATCAGCCGTCGGTGCCCGCGTTCGAACCGAGAGCGAGGTGCCGATGGCATCCGGACTGAAGAGTTCCAGCGCCGCGGCCAACGCGACGGTACTCGCGACGCTCGACGCCCTGGCCGTTGCCGACTCTGTCGAGCGAATCGAGGCCTGCCGACTCGGCGTCCGGGCGGCCCGCGACGCCGGCGTGACGGTGACCGGCGCGTTCGACGACGCCAGCGCGAGCATGCTCGGCGGCGTGACGGTAACCGACAACACGGCCAACGCGCTACTCGCCCGCGAGGAGATCGACTGGCTCGCGTTGGTCTACACGCCGCCCGAGCAGTCCTACAGCGCCGACGCCGACGTCTCGGCCTGCGAGCGCGTCGCACCGATGGCCGACCTGGTCGAAGAACTCGCGCTCGACGGCCGCTACGGCGAGGCCATGACCGTCAACGGCTTCGCGTTCTGTGGCGCACTCGAGTTCTCGACCGGGCCGATTATCGACGCGCTTCCGGACGTCACCGGCGTTTCGCTCTCCGGAACCGGCCCGAGCTACGTCGCCGTCGGCGACCGCGAGGCGCTCGAGGCCGTTCGAGACCGATGGGACGAGCGGGACGGAACGACACGATTACTGGGGACGCGCACAGACGGAACACGAACGACATGA
- a CDS encoding arsenite methyltransferase — protein MSEESTASADERGNLDAAEQRRAVRNRYARIATASGANADCGTDSGSCCDDDTAESGSQKLGYEDADLNAVEEGADLGLGCGNPTAIASLDDGETVLDLGSGAGFDCFLAAREVGESGRVIGVDMTPEMVDKARENVVKNDATNVEFRLGEIEHLPVSDETIDVVISNCVINLSPNKAQVFRDAYRALRPGGRLAVSDVVMTAPVPDEIRADPESVAACVSGASTVDALREMLVDAGFHDVGITPKEESEEFIREWDESIDLDEFIVSAAITGRKPERDEIE, from the coding sequence ATGAGTGAGGAATCGACGGCATCAGCCGACGAACGCGGAAACCTCGACGCCGCAGAACAGCGACGTGCCGTTCGCAATCGGTACGCTCGAATCGCCACCGCATCCGGAGCGAACGCGGACTGTGGCACCGACTCGGGTAGTTGCTGTGACGATGACACTGCTGAATCAGGGTCCCAGAAACTCGGCTACGAAGACGCTGATCTGAACGCGGTGGAGGAGGGTGCCGACTTGGGGCTCGGGTGCGGGAACCCGACGGCTATCGCGTCACTCGACGATGGTGAAACGGTCCTCGACCTCGGGTCGGGGGCTGGATTCGATTGTTTCCTCGCGGCCCGCGAGGTGGGCGAGTCGGGACGGGTGATCGGCGTCGATATGACCCCCGAGATGGTAGATAAAGCACGAGAGAACGTCGTGAAGAACGACGCGACGAACGTCGAGTTCCGCCTCGGCGAAATCGAACACCTCCCCGTCTCGGACGAAACGATCGACGTCGTCATCTCGAACTGCGTCATCAACCTCTCGCCGAACAAAGCGCAGGTATTCCGCGACGCGTATCGGGCGCTTCGCCCGGGAGGACGCCTGGCTGTCTCGGACGTCGTGATGACGGCCCCCGTTCCGGACGAGATTCGAGCAGATCCGGAGTCGGTGGCCGCCTGTGTGAGTGGTGCGTCGACCGTCGACGCACTGCGAGAGATGCTGGTCGATGCCGGCTTCCACGACGTCGGAATCACACCGAAAGAAGAGAGCGAGGAGTTCATTCGCGAATGGGACGAGAGCATCGATCTCGACGAATTCATCGTCTCTGCGGCGATTACTGGCCGCAAGCCGGAACGGGATGAAATCGAATGA
- a CDS encoding chorismate mutase: MTGESVTAVTDGGTDDANRTPEEMSLDELREEIRAIDQEIVELIAQRTYVADTIAAVKDEQGLPTTDEKQEQQVMDRAGDNAEQFDVDANLVKAIFRLLIELNKVEQRESR, from the coding sequence ATGACAGGAGAGTCAGTGACTGCGGTAACGGACGGCGGAACGGACGACGCGAATCGAACACCTGAAGAGATGTCCCTCGACGAACTCCGCGAGGAGATTCGCGCGATCGATCAGGAGATCGTCGAGTTGATCGCCCAGCGAACCTACGTCGCCGACACGATCGCAGCGGTCAAAGACGAGCAGGGACTGCCGACGACCGACGAGAAACAGGAGCAGCAAGTGATGGACCGCGCGGGCGACAACGCCGAGCAGTTCGACGTCGACGCGAACCTGGTCAAGGCGATTTTCCGGTTGCTGATCGAACTGAACAAGGTCGAGCAGCGTGAGAGTCGGTAG
- a CDS encoding DUF7128 family protein, which translates to MVVQTEREDTIWYECETYGLLFDERSDASEHEKRCDDSDPSYIQ; encoded by the coding sequence ATGGTCGTCCAGACAGAACGCGAGGATACCATATGGTACGAGTGTGAGACCTACGGTCTGCTCTTCGACGAACGGTCGGACGCATCAGAACACGAGAAGCGCTGCGACGACAGCGATCCGTCCTACATCCAGTGA
- a CDS encoding low molecular weight phosphatase family protein produces MSQPTEDDAVTVAFVCVQNAGRSQMATAFAERERVRRGLEDRVHVISGGTEPADRVHDVVVEVMSEIGISLEDERPEAITHDETTDADIVVTMGCSAENVCPMTWRGDARDWALEDPHGRSLEVVREIRDGIEENVSELFDELTETLTERSE; encoded by the coding sequence ATGAGTCAGCCGACCGAAGACGACGCGGTCACGGTTGCGTTCGTCTGCGTACAGAACGCGGGCCGCAGTCAGATGGCGACCGCATTCGCCGAACGCGAGCGAGTCCGACGGGGACTCGAAGATCGGGTCCACGTCATCAGTGGAGGAACGGAACCCGCAGACCGGGTCCACGACGTCGTCGTCGAGGTGATGTCGGAGATCGGTATCTCTCTCGAGGACGAGCGTCCGGAGGCGATTACCCACGATGAGACGACGGACGCGGACATCGTCGTCACGATGGGCTGTTCCGCGGAGAACGTCTGTCCGATGACGTGGCGGGGAGACGCCCGCGACTGGGCGCTCGAGGACCCGCACGGCCGGAGCCTCGAGGTAGTACGGGAGATACGGGACGGTATCGAGGAGAACGTCTCGGAACTGTTCGACGAACTCACCGAGACGTTGACCGAACGAAGTGAGTAG
- the tnpA gene encoding IS200/IS605 family transposase, translated as MGEKRSNDTVYNVNYHFVWCPKYRHVILEPIEESLEEGVRNVCDEYGYEILSLHSSPDHVHLFVSAHPKHAPSKIVRTVKSITAREIWNQHEPFLEDYLWGGGFWEESYYVGTAGDVSTDTIEQYIERTEHV; from the coding sequence ATGGGGGAGAAGCGGTCGAACGATACGGTATACAACGTCAACTACCATTTCGTGTGGTGTCCGAAGTACCGCCACGTGATACTCGAACCAATCGAGGAATCTCTGGAGGAGGGTGTCCGCAACGTGTGCGACGAGTACGGGTACGAGATACTGTCGCTCCACAGTTCTCCCGACCACGTACACCTATTCGTCTCTGCCCACCCGAAGCACGCACCGAGCAAGATTGTACGAACCGTCAAGAGCATCACGGCACGGGAAATCTGGAACCAGCACGAACCGTTCTTGGAGGACTACTTGTGGGGCGGTGGATTCTGGGAGGAATCGTACTATGTGGGGACAGCAGGCGATGTTTCGACCGACACGATTGAACAGTATATCGAGCGAACGGAACACGTTTAG
- a CDS encoding ribonucleotide-diphosphate reductase subunit beta: MSADELPAMQLDTTIRPHNYYRNAVKKHWDPHEVDLEADRKGASELSEPAFQGLKRSLALFGAGEESVTEDLAPLAVVLEDIEDQMFLTTQLYEESKHVDFFDRYWREVVHTEEERRGQELSPPTDERWFNDPYDELFERNERAMARLLDDDTPENRARAHCHYHLTIEGILAQTGYYGLTLAYGENEPELPDLPGLVEGLKLVRSDEGRHVGFGMAKLKSLVSSGAVDPDLLRETVDELVPLVQESLTGDGRASAESGPGPSPSDLADYAYTKHEQRMRQITTASEKIPDVEELTELEA, translated from the coding sequence ATGAGCGCCGACGAACTCCCCGCGATGCAACTCGACACGACGATTCGCCCCCACAACTACTACCGAAACGCGGTCAAGAAACACTGGGATCCCCACGAGGTCGATCTCGAGGCGGACCGGAAGGGCGCGTCCGAACTCTCGGAACCGGCGTTCCAGGGACTCAAACGATCACTCGCACTGTTCGGTGCAGGCGAGGAATCGGTGACGGAGGATCTCGCGCCTCTGGCGGTCGTCCTCGAGGATATCGAAGACCAGATGTTTCTGACGACACAGCTCTACGAGGAGTCCAAACACGTCGATTTCTTCGACCGCTACTGGCGTGAAGTGGTACACACCGAGGAGGAACGCCGCGGGCAGGAACTCTCGCCGCCGACGGACGAGCGGTGGTTCAACGACCCGTACGACGAACTGTTCGAGCGCAACGAGCGAGCGATGGCGCGACTGCTCGACGACGACACGCCGGAGAACCGCGCGAGGGCCCACTGTCACTACCACCTGACGATCGAGGGAATTCTGGCCCAGACGGGCTACTACGGTCTCACCCTCGCGTACGGTGAGAACGAGCCCGAACTACCGGATCTGCCGGGACTGGTCGAGGGACTCAAACTGGTCCGCAGCGACGAAGGGCGCCACGTCGGCTTCGGAATGGCGAAACTCAAATCGCTCGTGAGCAGCGGCGCGGTCGACCCCGACCTCCTCCGAGAGACGGTCGACGAACTGGTGCCGCTCGTCCAGGAGAGTCTGACGGGCGACGGCAGGGCCAGCGCCGAATCGGGCCCCGGACCGAGTCCGTCCGATCTGGCCGACTACGCGTACACCAAACACGAACAGCGAATGCGACAGATCACCACCGCGAGCGAGAAGATTCCGGACGTCGAGGAACTGACCGAACTCGAGGCCTGA
- a CDS encoding ArsR/SmtB family transcription factor has translation MTRDTTRLRRYIEDDVGDCCDADVEARLNDLVSLTAAIPEDYERDLAALKALGNETRYRIVRLLAAAEDELCVCEITPVFDVSESAVSHALSDLADAGLLTRRKEGTWRYYRTTESADQLVEALDVSRGDTNQK, from the coding sequence GTGACTCGAGACACGACCAGGCTCCGGCGCTATATCGAAGACGATGTCGGCGACTGCTGTGACGCGGACGTCGAGGCGAGATTGAACGACCTCGTCTCCCTCACGGCGGCGATTCCGGAGGATTACGAGCGGGACCTAGCCGCGCTGAAGGCCCTCGGAAACGAGACTCGCTATCGGATCGTTCGGCTCCTCGCCGCCGCTGAAGACGAACTCTGTGTGTGCGAAATCACACCGGTGTTCGACGTAAGCGAGAGCGCCGTCAGTCACGCGCTCTCTGATCTTGCCGACGCCGGGCTCTTGACCCGGCGAAAGGAGGGAACGTGGCGATACTACCGAACGACCGAGAGTGCCGATCAACTGGTTGAAGCGCTCGACGTCTCACGAGGAGATACTAACCAAAAATGA